The Mesorhizobium sp. B2-1-8 genomic interval GAGCCAGTCTCAGTGGTTCTGGTTGTCCTGGCCATAGGGTTGATGCTGGTCGCCTGTTCGCCACGTCTGTCATCTGGTCGTCGTTGGGTGCTGCTTGGTGCAGGTATCGTGGCTGCTGGTGCGGGCTTCGCGACCGGATTCGGCATGGATCTGGCGCTGCCTGTTATCGGGCGCTTTGGCGCCACCGGCGGAATACAGCTCTCCCCCGAGATGTCAGCAATCCTGATCGCCATCATCGTCAACAGCTCGGCCTATATCGCAGAAATTGTTCGTGGCGCGATCGAAGGATTGCCCAAGGGTCAGTGGGAGGCCGCCGCTGCGGTCGGACTATCCCGCAGAGATACGGTCCGGGATGTCATCCTTCCCCAGGTTTTCAGAATTATTCTGCCGTCTCTTGCGAACCGGTATATCAGCTTGACTAAGGATACGTCCCTCGGCATCGCGATCGGCTTTCCCGATCTCTTCAACGTAAGTGGAACGGTGGCCAACCAAACGGGGCACAGTCTCGAGACAGTCTTGCTCGTCATGGCGATCTATCTGCTGCTCAGTTGGGTGATCAGCGCCTTCGTTAACTTCATGAATAGCCGGGTCGTTCTGGAGGGGGCGCGATAATGGGAAAATCGTACCTGTGGATTCGGCGTAACCTGTTTGCGGGTGCTGTTGATTCAATATTGACGGTACTCGTCCTCGCGCTAGTCGCCTGGTTGACAGCACGCTTTCTCGGATGGGCGATTTGGGACGCCCGGTGGCTGGGGATCTACGAGAGCCGACGCCTTCTGCTGGTTGGCCTTTATCCGCCGGAAGAGACATGGCGAACCTGGTTCATGCTGGCCATTCTTTGCACTGCAACTGGTGCCGTGATGTTGCCCAGATTGCGCCGTTTCGCCGTTGCTATTCTGCTGGCAGCTTGCGCGGCCGCTGTCCTTGTTTTGGCTCCCCCTGGGCTTGATCGTTGGGGCGGGCTACTGCTCAGCCTGATGCTGGCCATCGTTGTCTCAGCTGCGTCCTTGCCGCTTGGGATCCTTCTTGCGTTTGGCCGGACCAGCCGCAACCCAAGCCTGAGTGCTTGCTGCGCTGGCTATATCGAAGTGATGCGGTCTGTTCCGCTGATCCTTGTTGTCTATTGGATCTGGATCACTGTGCCGCTGTTCTTGCCCGACACCTCGCTCTCTTCTCTCGTGCGAGGGATGATCGGCTACACCGTATTCAATGCCGCTTATGTTGCCGAGTTCGTACGCAGCGGCATTCAGGCCGTACCCCGAGGGCAGCGAGAAGCGGCTCTGTCGCTGGGGATGTCAAGCTGGACAGTTTCAACCGAGATCGTGTTGCCGCAAGCCGTCCGGGTCGTGCAGCCTGCTCTGGTCGGCAACGTGCTCGATGTTTTCAACGGTGCGACACTTGTATTCATCATTGGACTGACTGACTTCCTGCGAGCTGGGCAGATGATCCTGGCGGATCCAGCCTCCAGCGGCGCAATAAACGAAGTATATGTTTTCATGTTTGCGGTATACTTTGTGATCGGATCTGCAATTACTTTTGGGGCGCGGCGGATGGAAGCTCACATGAAGAGGAGTGCTCGTTAATGCTGACGCAATCTGGTGAATCCAACTCGACGATCGTGACGTTTGCCAACGTCAATAAATTCTACGGTTCATTCCAGGCGCTGTCGAACATCAGCCTCGCTGTGACAGCGGGTGAAGTGGTGGTCCTTATCGGTGCCAGCGGCTCCGGCAAGTCTACGCTCATCCGGTGTGTCAATGGCCTGGAGACGCATGAAAACGGTTCCCTGGTAGTCGACGGGTTTTCGATGCCAACGACGGAAGATCTGGATTTTGGGGGTGCCAAAGCACTGCATAAGATCAGGCGTGGAGTGGGAATGGTCTTCCAACAATTCAACCTTTTTCCACACAAGACGGTGCTGGAAAACATCACACTTGCCCCCATCCGCGTTCGCCGCAAATCGCGTAAGGATGCGGAGGCCGTCGGCTTACGGCTGCTAGAGCGTGTCGGGCTGCGAGACCAGGCGCATAAATATCCTGGACAGTTGTCCGGCGGACAGCAACAGCGTGTGGCTATCGCTCGATCGTTGGCGATGGAGCCCCACCTAATGTTGTTTGACGAACCTACATCAGCACTGGACCCCGAGTTGGTCGGAGAGGTGCTCGACGTCATGCGTGAACTGCTCAATGAGGGCATGACCATGATGATCGTCACGCATGAAATGGCTTTTGCGCGCGAGGTCGCTGATCGTGTCATCTATATGGATCGGGGAGCCATCGTAGAAGTTGGCCAGCCGGACCAAATTTTCGATGAACCCAGAAACGAGCGCACGCGGACTTTCTTGTCGCGTGTTTTGAAGCACTAAGAACGAGCGCCAAGACGCCGCCACACGGTTCAAGGTTTCGCTTCCTGCCAGCTTGCAATGCGGTCTTGAAGCGGGATTGGCATGGTCGAGAAGCTCGGGTTCAAGCGGTTGCGCCTCAAGCAGCGACCCTTGGCCACTCATTAATGCAGGCTTCGGCTGCCATTTGGTTTCTGATCGGTCAGTTCACATCGCTCTGTGCTGGAGCAGACGCAAGGGAAGGAGAGCAATGGAAACGCACACTGGAAATGTCCTTGTTCTGGCCACAGGTGGTTCAATCGCGCAGACCTCGCCTGATGACCCGACATTGACCGGCGATGCGTTGCTGGAGGCCATTCCCGAACTGCGAGACAAGTTCGGAATTCTCGTGGAGCAGATGGCTCAGGTGTCCAGTCCTGACATCACAGCGGAACACTGGCTGGAACTGGCAATCCGCATCAATAAGGCGGCCGCAGATGACCAGATCCAAGGCATCGTTGTCACCCATGGCACCGATACGTTGGAGGAGACCGCCTTTTTCTTAAATCTCATTGTAAAGAGCGACAAGCCTGTTGTCATCGTCGGAGCTATGCGCAGGCCCTATGCGCTCGGCGCAGATGGAGCGGCCAACCTTCACGACGCGGTCGCGACAGCCAGTTGTCGAGAGGCTAGGGGTAGGGGCGTTCTCGTCGTCCTGAATTCTGAAATTCATCCGGCGCGAGATGTCACAAAGACTACCTTTAGTCTCGACGCTTTCAAATCGCGTGATTTTGGACCGCTTGGCCAAATGGCAAATGGCCGGCCGATTTTCTACCGGAGGTCGGAACGCAAGCACACCCTGCGCAGCGCCTTCCCATCCGACTTGTGCCGTCTACCTCGCGTCGCGATTGTCTACAGCCACGCCGGGGTGACGCCTGACGTACTCGAAGCGGCGGCGGCGTCCGGATATGAAGGCATCGTTTGGGCCGGAACTGGTAGCGGGAGCCTTCCTAAGGCAATCAGGCCGGCAGCCACAGCGGTTGTTAACAATGGATTGGCATTTGTGCGCGCTTCGCGCGTGAACTGCGGCTACATCAAGCGAAACGATGAGGTTGACGACGACGCGCTTGGGTTCATCACCGCGGATTCCCTCAACCCGCAAAAAGCGCGCATCCTGTTGATGCTTTCCCTTACCCAGACAAACGACCCAGTAAAGATCCAAAGGTTTTTCGATACCCATTGAACACAGCCATCATGCCGGAGCGGCAAGACGATGATCGTCGCTGCGTCGCATGCGCTACGACGGGGTCAGAGCGGACTAAAGGAAACATTGCCGCCTCCTGTGCCTCTACAAAAAGGAATCTTACATGGCATTGAAGAAACAGTCATTCGCTGCGGATCTGCCGGAGGCAAAGCGGCTGCTTCTGGAGCGCGTTTTGAGCTGCGCGGACGCGAATATAGAACCCAGTCTACACCGGCTATTTCGCTTTTTGCGCATACCGTCGGTATCGTGCGATCCGCTCTGTTCCCCGCAGTGCCAAGAGGCGGCGTCATGGCTGGCAACCGAGTTGGAGGACATCGGATTTGACGCATCTGTCCGACAAACGACCGGCCACCCGGTCGTTGTTGCGCATCGCAAACAAGTGATCGGCCCGCACGTTTTGTTCTACGGCCACTATGATGTCCAACCCGTAGAGCCACTCGATAAATGGGACGCAGATCCATTTGACCCACAGCTGAAGGTGCACCCCAACGGCGACACCCAGATCGTCGCCCGCGGCGCCTCGGACGACAAGGGCCAGCTTCTAACCTTCGTCGAAGCGTGCCGCGCGTGGAAAACTGTCACAGGCGGTCTTCCTATCAGTGTTTCCATGTTCTTCGAAGGGGAGGAAGAGAGCGGCAGCCCCAGTATGGATGAATTTTTGAATCAAGCTGGCGGAGAGCTGCGCGCAGACATCATGTTGCTTTGCGACACCTATCTCTGGAATGACGCGGTTCCGGCAATTACAGTCATGTTCCGAGGTTTGCTCGAAGAGGAAGTCGAAATAACCTGTGCCAAACGCGATTTGCATTCGGGGGCCTACGGCAACGCTGCTCGCAACCCGATCCAAGTCCTGGCCGAACTGATCGGCAGCTTGAGAGGTCAGGGCGGGGAAGTGGCAATCGAGGGGTTCTATGACGACGTCAAAGAACCCGGTGAAGAACTCAAGTCCGAGCTAAAAAAGCTCCATTTCGATGCCGACAAGTTCCTACAGACCGTAGGCCTGTCGCAGTCTGCCGGCGATCGGGCGTATTCCGTTCTGGAGCAGGTTTGGACTCGCCCGTCATGCGAGATCAACGGAATTGCAGGTGGGTACCATGGGGAGGGCTTGAAAACGATCATCCCGTCGAAGGCCCACGCTAAGATATCTTTCAGGCTGGTCCCTGGCCAGGATCCGGAAAAAATCCAAGCGAAGTTTCACGAGCACATTCGCGCCAGAATGCCGGCCGATTGCAGCGTGAAGGTCACCGGACTCGGTAGCAGCAAAGCATCTGTTGTCCCGTCGAACAGCGAATACCTTCGGTGCGCCCGCGCTGCTCTGAAAGATGAGTGGAATTGTGAATCCGTGCTGATCGGTAGCGGCGGCTCAATTCCTATCGTCAGCGTCATGCAAAGTCGATTTGGCCTCAATGCCCTGCCGATCGGCTTCGCGCGCTCGGATAATCGCCACCACAGCCCGAACGAGAAATACGATCTCTCCAGTTTTCACAAGGGCATCCGGTCATGGATCAGGATACTGGCCCGGCTTTCTAGTGGCGAGAGCACCAGCTCGGAACTCTAAACCGAATTCAGGTGCCGATAAGCACCTGTTTGACGAAAACACACCAAATTCGAACCACCTGGTGGAATCCTGTGCGGCGGATGAACGACCTCCCCAATGATCATTGGAGAAAGAAATGAACAGCAAAGCATCTCACGATCTGGACCATCTGGGTCCCTTTCTTTCAAAGCAACACCC includes:
- a CDS encoding asparaginase is translated as METHTGNVLVLATGGSIAQTSPDDPTLTGDALLEAIPELRDKFGILVEQMAQVSSPDITAEHWLELAIRINKAAADDQIQGIVVTHGTDTLEETAFFLNLIVKSDKPVVIVGAMRRPYALGADGAANLHDAVATASCREARGRGVLVVLNSEIHPARDVTKTTFSLDAFKSRDFGPLGQMANGRPIFYRRSERKHTLRSAFPSDLCRLPRVAIVYSHAGVTPDVLEAAAASGYEGIVWAGTGSGSLPKAIRPAATAVVNNGLAFVRASRVNCGYIKRNDEVDDDALGFITADSLNPQKARILLMLSLTQTNDPVKIQRFFDTH
- a CDS encoding ABC transporter permease subunit (The N-terminal region of this protein, as described by TIGR01726, is a three transmembrane segment that identifies a subfamily of ABC transporter permease subunits, which specificities that include histidine, arginine, glutamine, glutamate, L-cystine (sic), the opines (in Agrobacterium) octopine and nopaline, etc.), with protein sequence MNNLTQMRLEPVAPPSEWRRRAARIRHKVIHASVVIAALAIVALAGVAIQESLAERGISFSFGYLSRPSQFNVSEGFATAWQGWWPAFADVSSASTNLQMLTAGLFNSIKVALLAIIFSTIIGVVFGVARLSTNWLVRQLAFIVVEFVRNTPLLIQVVFWYFAVFLRLAPVTDAANVEKWFVFGQSGLFLPSPHLSEGAEPVSVVLVVLAIGLMLVACSPRLSSGRRWVLLGAGIVAAGAGFATGFGMDLALPVIGRFGATGGIQLSPEMSAILIAIIVNSSAYIAEIVRGAIEGLPKGQWEAAAAVGLSRRDTVRDVILPQVFRIILPSLANRYISLTKDTSLGIAIGFPDLFNVSGTVANQTGHSLETVLLVMAIYLLLSWVISAFVNFMNSRVVLEGAR
- a CDS encoding M20/M25/M40 family metallo-hydrolase; the encoded protein is MALKKQSFAADLPEAKRLLLERVLSCADANIEPSLHRLFRFLRIPSVSCDPLCSPQCQEAASWLATELEDIGFDASVRQTTGHPVVVAHRKQVIGPHVLFYGHYDVQPVEPLDKWDADPFDPQLKVHPNGDTQIVARGASDDKGQLLTFVEACRAWKTVTGGLPISVSMFFEGEEESGSPSMDEFLNQAGGELRADIMLLCDTYLWNDAVPAITVMFRGLLEEEVEITCAKRDLHSGAYGNAARNPIQVLAELIGSLRGQGGEVAIEGFYDDVKEPGEELKSELKKLHFDADKFLQTVGLSQSAGDRAYSVLEQVWTRPSCEINGIAGGYHGEGLKTIIPSKAHAKISFRLVPGQDPEKIQAKFHEHIRARMPADCSVKVTGLGSSKASVVPSNSEYLRCARAALKDEWNCESVLIGSGGSIPIVSVMQSRFGLNALPIGFARSDNRHHSPNEKYDLSSFHKGIRSWIRILARLSSGESTSSEL
- a CDS encoding amino acid ABC transporter permease, whose protein sequence is MGKSYLWIRRNLFAGAVDSILTVLVLALVAWLTARFLGWAIWDARWLGIYESRRLLLVGLYPPEETWRTWFMLAILCTATGAVMLPRLRRFAVAILLAACAAAVLVLAPPGLDRWGGLLLSLMLAIVVSAASLPLGILLAFGRTSRNPSLSACCAGYIEVMRSVPLILVVYWIWITVPLFLPDTSLSSLVRGMIGYTVFNAAYVAEFVRSGIQAVPRGQREAALSLGMSSWTVSTEIVLPQAVRVVQPALVGNVLDVFNGATLVFIIGLTDFLRAGQMILADPASSGAINEVYVFMFAVYFVIGSAITFGARRMEAHMKRSAR
- a CDS encoding amino acid ABC transporter ATP-binding protein; the protein is MLTQSGESNSTIVTFANVNKFYGSFQALSNISLAVTAGEVVVLIGASGSGKSTLIRCVNGLETHENGSLVVDGFSMPTTEDLDFGGAKALHKIRRGVGMVFQQFNLFPHKTVLENITLAPIRVRRKSRKDAEAVGLRLLERVGLRDQAHKYPGQLSGGQQQRVAIARSLAMEPHLMLFDEPTSALDPELVGEVLDVMRELLNEGMTMMIVTHEMAFAREVADRVIYMDRGAIVEVGQPDQIFDEPRNERTRTFLSRVLKH